Proteins from a single region of Kogia breviceps isolate mKogBre1 chromosome 5, mKogBre1 haplotype 1, whole genome shotgun sequence:
- the LOC131757786 gene encoding large ribosomal subunit protein eL39-like, with product MSSHETFRIKRFLAKKQKQNRPILQWIRMKTGNKIKYNSKRRHWRRTKLGL from the coding sequence ATGTCTTCTCACGAGACCTTCAGGATCAAGCGATTCCTagccaagaaacaaaagcagaatcgTCCCATTCTCCAATGGATTCGAATGAAAACTGGTAATAAAATCAAGTACAACTCTAAGAGAAGACATTGGAGAAGAACCAAGCTGGGTCTATAA